The Verrucomicrobiota bacterium genomic interval TTTTGATGAAGGGCTGGGATCGACTGCTGCAACGCCGCGTTATAAGGATGCATCGGGCGCGCGAAGATCTCCTCGGTCGAGGCCGACTCGACGATTCGGCCCGCGTACATTACGTAAACGTCCTGACAAAAGGCGGCGACGACGCCGAGATCGTGCGTGATGAAGATCACGGCGGTGCCGAGGTCCCGCTGGCGTTGTTTCATCAACTCCAGAATCTGCGCCTGTACGGTCACATCCAGCGCCGTCGTCGGTTCATCCGCGATCAACAGTTCCGGGCGGCTGATGAGAGCCATCGCGATCATGACCCGCTGGCGCATCCCGCCGGAGAATTCGTGCGGGTAAAAATGGATGCGCCGCCCGGCATCCGGAATACCGACTTCCTCGAGACCGGCCACAGCCTGGTCAAGCGCGTTGCGGCGGCTGATTTTTTCGTGCACCCGCAAGGGCTCGATCAACTGCTCCGACACCCGCAGGTACGGGTTTAATGACGTCATGGGATCCTGGAAAATCATCGAGATGCGTTTCCCGCGGATACGCCGGAGTTGCTCCCGGCTGCACCCGAGGAGATCCACCCCGTCGAACATTGCCCGCCCCCCTACAATTCGCCCGGGCGGTTGCGGGATCAATCCGAGGATCGAGTAGCACGTGACGGATTTGCCCGAGCCGGACTCGCCGACGATCCCGAGGGTTTTGCCCGGCTCCAGCGAGAAGGAAACATCGTCGACGGCCCGCACGATCCCGGCCCGCGTGTAAAAATACGTCTTGAGGTTTTCAACGCTCAGAAGCGGCATGGAACTAGGTCAGTCTTTGGACGATTGGGGGTCGAGCGCATCCCGCAAACCATCCCCGAGGAAGTTGAGCGAGAAGAGCGTTGAAGAGAAAAACAGGGCCGGGAAGAGCAGCAGCCAAAACGAAGTTTCCATCGTCCTCGCGCCGTCGTCGAGAAGGGCGCCCCAGGAACTCATCGGAGGCGGGACGCCCAGCCCGAGAAAGCTGAGGACCGCCTCCAGGAGCATCACGTCGGGCACCGTGAGGGTGGTGTAGATGATCACCGGACCGAGGACATTCGGGATGAGGTGTCTCAAGATGATCCGCCGTTCGCTCAAGCCGAGCGAGACGGCTGCTTCGACGAATTCCTGATGCCTGAGTGAAATGATCTGGCCGCGGACGATTCGCGCCATGGTCAGCCATTCCACGGCTCCGATAGCCACGAACAACAGGATAAAATTGCGGCCGAAAGTCACCATCAGAAGGATGACGATGACCGTGAAAGGAAGCGCATAAAGGACGTCGACTACCCGCATCAGGACCAGGTCGACTTTGCCGCCGGCAAAACCCGCCACCGCACCCCAGAGCACGCCGATGACCACCGAGACGAGGGTGGCCGCGAAACCGACGGCCAGGGAGATCCGGCCGCCGACCAACACGCGGGTAAGCAGATCGCGCCCGAGCGCATCGGTGCCGAAAAGGTGCCGGCGGCTGGTCAGGTGATAGGTGTACTGGTCGTCACGGTAGACATCCCCGCGGAAGATCCCGGCGGCGATGGCCTGGCGTTCCGCTTCCGGCTTGTCCAGGAAT includes:
- a CDS encoding ABC transporter ATP-binding protein, with the translated sequence MPLLSVENLKTYFYTRAGIVRAVDDVSFSLEPGKTLGIVGESGSGKSVTCYSILGLIPQPPGRIVGGRAMFDGVDLLGCSREQLRRIRGKRISMIFQDPMTSLNPYLRVSEQLIEPLRVHEKISRRNALDQAVAGLEEVGIPDAGRRIHFYPHEFSGGMRQRVMIAMALISRPELLIADEPTTALDVTVQAQILELMKQRQRDLGTAVIFITHDLGVVAAFCQDVYVMYAGRIVESASTEEIFARPMHPYNAALQQSIPALHQKGRPLFTIPGLPPDLSRPLPGCPFSPRCTYTEPKCREQPVTLQTMAERHQTACLRYQAGELSNLKVAAGA
- a CDS encoding ABC transporter permease subunit, whose translation is MSQTAISFPDARDRGAGAEAAVAGTSLWRDAWYRLKRNKLALSGLIFFTAMTVACGLGPFLTGYTYERTELSLKASAPLERIVQRVEARNAGEPRRDYLAFSSLDDEFLDKPEAERQAIAAGIFRGDVYRDDQYTYHLTSRRHLFGTDALGRDLLTRVLVGGRISLAVGFAATLVSVVIGVLWGAVAGFAGGKVDLVLMRVVDVLYALPFTVIVILLMVTFGRNFILLFVAIGAVEWLTMARIVRGQIISLRHQEFVEAAVSLGLSERRIILRHLIPNVLGPVIIYTTLTVPDVMLLEAVLSFLGLGVPPPMSSWGALLDDGARTMETSFWLLLFPALFFSSTLFSLNFLGDGLRDALDPQSSKD